The Hymenobacter sp. GOD-10R genome includes a window with the following:
- a CDS encoding N-acetylmuramoyl-L-alanine amidase — MGFVLLRYWCRLICLIGLLFCHEATYSQGLIQRIETVLATDQWLQPGDRLQVRVQAQPGCQATFLGGKPLVELDPRLAKSQRGVYQGTYIVQPGDTLHDRAITVTVMAPDSTLATATTSNKIRFLNPNEPQLAVTKGSLAYLNYGLGEDRLGGAKLGYLDSLVVLHLTGRVGNLYRVQLAATQTAWVPQEVIRLLPPGGFVPTSLTGSWSVYGDSLYDYVQVPLDARLPYRSQLLTEPTRLVVDVFGATSNTNWITQRDGLQALGDVHYEQLEPDVFRLVLNLKHEQAWGYRIDYKGNTLVIRVKRPPAKLQLRGLTVAVDAGHGGTNVGATGSTGAREKDITLAIAQRLRQDLISRGARVLMTRETETTVDNGDRVLLLRRLNPDLLVSIHVNSTGSPSVQGTSTYYRYLAFRPLSVALYEAMRRTGLKGFGNVGSFNFGLNGPTEYPNALVETAFISNAEDEKRLIDPQFQQQIAEQLTKGVEEFLRRTRQKGVGGWLSKKAAEQ, encoded by the coding sequence ATGGGGTTTGTTCTTTTGCGTTACTGGTGCCGCCTAATATGCCTGATTGGGCTGCTTTTTTGTCACGAAGCTACATACAGCCAAGGACTTATACAGCGGATAGAAACAGTACTGGCTACTGACCAATGGCTCCAACCCGGCGACCGGCTACAAGTGCGCGTGCAAGCGCAACCGGGGTGTCAGGCTACGTTCTTGGGCGGTAAGCCCCTGGTAGAGCTAGACCCTAGGCTTGCCAAAAGCCAGCGCGGTGTGTACCAAGGCACTTACATCGTGCAGCCGGGCGACACACTCCACGACCGTGCCATTACCGTAACGGTAATGGCACCGGATAGCACCCTAGCTACCGCTACAACGAGCAACAAGATTCGGTTTCTCAACCCGAATGAACCCCAGCTTGCCGTCACAAAGGGCAGCCTAGCCTACCTCAACTATGGCCTTGGCGAAGACCGTCTTGGCGGGGCTAAGCTAGGCTATCTGGATTCGCTGGTAGTGCTGCACCTCACGGGGCGCGTGGGTAACCTTTACCGGGTGCAGCTAGCGGCCACCCAAACTGCCTGGGTACCCCAGGAGGTAATCCGGCTGTTGCCACCGGGCGGGTTTGTGCCTACCTCGCTCACTGGGTCATGGAGCGTGTACGGTGATTCGCTTTATGATTATGTGCAGGTGCCGCTGGATGCGCGCCTGCCGTACCGCTCGCAACTCCTGACGGAACCAACCCGCCTGGTAGTCGATGTTTTTGGAGCAACGTCGAACACCAACTGGATAACCCAACGCGACGGCTTACAAGCCTTGGGTGATGTGCATTACGAGCAGCTAGAGCCCGATGTGTTCCGGCTAGTCCTGAACCTAAAACACGAACAAGCTTGGGGCTACCGAATTGACTACAAAGGTAATACGCTCGTTATTCGAGTCAAGCGCCCACCTGCAAAGCTACAGTTGCGCGGCCTGACAGTGGCCGTAGATGCTGGCCACGGCGGCACCAACGTAGGCGCGACGGGCTCAACAGGCGCCCGTGAGAAAGACATCACGCTTGCCATTGCTCAGCGCTTGCGCCAAGATCTTATCAGCCGCGGTGCGCGCGTACTCATGACCCGCGAAACTGAAACAACCGTCGATAACGGCGATCGGGTGCTGCTGTTGCGGCGGCTCAATCCGGATTTGCTCGTCAGCATTCACGTCAACTCAACGGGCAGCCCGAGCGTGCAGGGAACGAGTACGTACTACCGCTACCTAGCTTTTCGGCCGCTGTCGGTGGCGTTGTATGAGGCCATGCGCCGAACTGGTTTGAAAGGATTCGGCAACGTCGGTAGCTTCAATTTCGGTTTGAACGGCCCGACGGAATACCCGAATGCGCTGGTGGAAACGGCCTTTATTTCTAATGCGGAAGACGAAAAACGGCTAATTGATCCGCAGTTTCAGCAGCAGATAGCCGAGCAGCTTACGAAGGGCGTAGAAGAATTTTTGCGCCGAACTCGCCAGAAAGGAGTTGGAGGATGGTTGTCGAAGAAAGCAGCCGAACAGTAA
- a CDS encoding energy transducer TonB yields the protein MKSTLLTLFSCFVLLPAASQAQHLYKTEFEKGMMEKGKKVGIWEYYNYSRNTEEPMVVQKYDHTTGKLLYYLPVEVVSYEVEKRPGEWSMSEVDQPPLFIGGIGVLGTYIAQMKYPESAQQAGVQGKVMVSFMIDTLGHASGHKVIRTVGGGCDQEALRTCQAIPDQWIAPRIGSKAVPVRYMMPFTFKLQQ from the coding sequence ATGAAATCAACTTTACTCACGTTATTCTCCTGCTTCGTGCTACTTCCGGCGGCTAGTCAGGCGCAACATCTCTACAAAACAGAATTTGAAAAGGGTATGATGGAGAAAGGGAAGAAAGTAGGCATTTGGGAGTATTATAATTATAGCCGCAACACGGAAGAACCGATGGTAGTGCAGAAGTATGACCATACAACTGGCAAACTATTGTACTATCTGCCCGTGGAGGTGGTATCTTATGAGGTAGAAAAGCGTCCGGGCGAGTGGAGCATGAGTGAGGTCGACCAGCCTCCTTTGTTCATTGGGGGTATTGGTGTGCTAGGCACCTACATTGCTCAAATGAAATACCCCGAGTCGGCGCAACAAGCTGGCGTACAAGGCAAAGTCATGGTATCGTTTATGATTGACACCCTAGGGCATGCCTCGGGCCATAAAGTCATCAGAACGGTTGGGGGCGGCTGCGACCAAGAGGCGCTACGTACCTGCCAGGCCATTCCGGATCAGTGGATTGCCCCGCGCATAGGCAGCAAAGCCGTGCCCGTACGCTACATGATGCCCTTCACGTTCAAGTTGCAACAGTGA